From Alphaproteobacteria bacterium, the proteins below share one genomic window:
- a CDS encoding cold-shock protein, translated as MAKGTVKFFNQTKGYGFIQPTDGSKDVFVHISAVQRAGLDGLSEGQTVSFDVSMERGKPAATNLKAE; from the coding sequence ATGGCCAAGGGTACCGTCAAGTTCTTCAATCAGACCAAAGGCTACGGCTTCATCCAGCCGACCGATGGCTCCAAGGACGTCTTCGTCCATATCTCCGCCGTGCAGCGCGCCGGTCTCGACGGTCTGAGCGAGGGGCAGACGGTCTCGTTCGATGTCTCGATGGAGCGCGGCAAGCCGGCCGCGACGAACTTGAAGGCCGAGTAG
- the infA gene encoding translation initiation factor IF-1, translating to MAKEDLIEFQGTIAEALPDGRFRVTLESGSEIIAYTAGRMKKNRIRALAGDRVTVEMTPYDLTKGRVIYRHKDEKPGSLGVAPRRRNFVRR from the coding sequence ATGGCGAAGGAAGATCTCATCGAATTCCAGGGCACGATCGCCGAGGCGCTGCCCGACGGTCGTTTCCGCGTAACCTTGGAGTCGGGGTCGGAGATCATCGCCTACACCGCCGGCCGCATGAAGAAGAACCGCATCCGCGCGCTCGCCGGCGATCGCGTCACGGTGGAGATGACGCCCTACGACCTGACCAAGGGCCGCGTCATCTATCGCCACAAGGACGAGAAGCCGGGTTCGCTCGGTGTCGCGCCGCGTCGGCGCAATTTCGTGCGCCGCTAG
- a CDS encoding GcvT family protein gives MSNGAALPTGAQVIIIGGGIVGLSVAYHLTKHGWHDVVLLERQKLTSGTTWHAAGLVGQLRATHNLTKLAKYTAELFSLLELETGVATGFKQRGSLAIAATEGRWEELRRGASMARHFGLDAHLLTPGEARDRWPLLNVDDVVGGLFIPKDGQTNPVDTAMALARGARTGGARIHEGVTVTGILKKNGRASGVRTAQGDIASEIVVNCAGLWGHQIGEMAGVAVPLHAAEHFYVVTEPIAGLSPDTPVLRDPDGANYFKEDAGKLLVGWFEPVSRPWDHRAAPDGFAFGTLPVDMDHIAPQLEKAAHRVPRFGEAGIRTFFNGPESFTPDDRYLLGEAPELPGFFVASGFNSIGIQSSGGAGKVLADWIVDGHPPMDLWDVDIRRVMPFQRNRAYLRERTVETLGLLYAMHWPYRQVETARGARRSPLHDRLAVMGACFGETAGWERANWFAPPDKVPEYEYSYGRQNWFGPSSEEHRAARERVALFDQTSFGKFLVQGIDAEIVLNRICANDIAVAPGRVVYTQWLNERGGIEADVTVTRLSAGEFLVVTSAACQTRDLVWLRRHIPAGSRCTVADITSGHVVLGLMGPRSRELMAALSQDEDFSVKGFPFMTSRDIDVAFARVRASRLTYVGSLGWELYIPAEFAAGVFDAVLEEGERFGLKLAGYHAMNSLRLECGYRHFGHDITDETSPLEAGLGFAVAWDKPGGFIGRDALLPARGRRLKRRLISLVLDDAAPLLLHDEPIWRDGERAGIVASGTFGHTVGRSVGLGYASHEGGVDAAWLKAGRWEIEIACERHPCRVSIAAPVDTKAARA, from the coding sequence ATGAGCAACGGTGCCGCGCTGCCGACGGGCGCGCAGGTCATCATCATCGGCGGCGGCATCGTCGGTCTGAGCGTTGCGTACCACCTGACCAAGCATGGCTGGCACGACGTCGTGCTGCTGGAGCGCCAGAAGCTCACCAGCGGCACGACGTGGCACGCCGCCGGCCTCGTCGGCCAGCTGCGCGCCACGCACAATCTCACGAAGCTGGCGAAGTACACCGCCGAGCTGTTCTCGCTGCTTGAGCTGGAAACCGGCGTCGCCACCGGCTTCAAGCAGCGCGGCTCGCTCGCCATAGCCGCCACCGAGGGCCGTTGGGAGGAGCTGCGGCGCGGGGCCTCGATGGCGCGTCACTTCGGGCTCGACGCGCATCTGCTGACGCCCGGTGAGGCGCGCGATCGTTGGCCGCTGCTCAATGTCGACGACGTTGTCGGCGGCCTGTTCATCCCCAAGGACGGCCAGACCAACCCGGTCGATACCGCCATGGCTTTGGCGCGCGGCGCCCGCACCGGCGGCGCGCGCATCCATGAGGGCGTCACCGTCACCGGCATCCTGAAGAAGAACGGCCGCGCCTCGGGCGTGCGCACCGCGCAAGGCGACATCGCCTCGGAGATCGTCGTGAACTGCGCCGGCCTATGGGGTCACCAGATCGGCGAGATGGCCGGCGTCGCCGTGCCGCTGCACGCGGCCGAGCACTTCTACGTCGTCACCGAGCCCATCGCCGGCCTGTCGCCAGATACGCCCGTGCTGCGCGATCCCGATGGCGCCAACTACTTCAAGGAGGACGCCGGCAAGCTGCTGGTGGGCTGGTTCGAGCCGGTGTCGCGGCCGTGGGACCATCGCGCCGCGCCCGACGGCTTCGCCTTTGGTACACTGCCGGTCGACATGGACCACATCGCGCCGCAGCTCGAGAAGGCGGCGCATCGCGTGCCGCGCTTCGGCGAGGCCGGCATCCGCACCTTTTTCAACGGGCCGGAGAGCTTCACGCCCGACGACCGCTACCTGCTGGGAGAGGCGCCGGAGCTGCCAGGCTTCTTCGTCGCCTCGGGATTCAACTCTATCGGCATCCAGTCCTCGGGCGGCGCCGGCAAGGTGCTGGCGGACTGGATCGTCGACGGCCATCCGCCGATGGACTTGTGGGACGTCGACATCCGCCGCGTGATGCCGTTCCAGCGCAACCGCGCTTATCTGCGCGAGCGCACGGTGGAAACGCTGGGCCTGCTCTACGCCATGCACTGGCCCTATCGCCAGGTCGAGACCGCGCGCGGCGCGCGGCGTTCGCCGCTGCACGACCGGCTGGCGGTGATGGGCGCCTGCTTCGGCGAGACCGCGGGCTGGGAGCGCGCCAACTGGTTCGCGCCGCCGGACAAGGTGCCCGAGTACGAATACAGCTACGGCAGGCAAAACTGGTTCGGGCCGTCGAGCGAAGAGCACCGCGCGGCGCGCGAACGCGTGGCGCTGTTCGATCAGACCTCGTTCGGCAAGTTCCTGGTGCAGGGCATCGACGCCGAGATTGTGCTCAACCGCATCTGCGCCAACGACATCGCCGTTGCGCCGGGTCGCGTCGTCTACACGCAATGGCTCAACGAGCGTGGCGGCATCGAGGCCGACGTCACGGTGACGCGGCTGTCGGCCGGCGAGTTTCTCGTCGTCACCTCGGCTGCGTGCCAGACGCGCGACCTGGTGTGGCTGCGCCGGCATATCCCCGCGGGATCGCGCTGCACCGTCGCGGACATCACGTCGGGCCATGTCGTTCTGGGACTGATGGGCCCGCGCTCGCGCGAGCTGATGGCGGCGCTGTCGCAGGATGAGGATTTCAGCGTCAAGGGCTTCCCCTTCATGACCTCGCGCGACATCGATGTCGCCTTCGCGCGCGTGCGGGCCTCGCGCCTGACCTATGTCGGATCGCTGGGCTGGGAACTCTACATCCCGGCCGAGTTCGCGGCGGGCGTATTCGACGCAGTGCTCGAGGAGGGTGAGCGCTTCGGCCTGAAGCTTGCCGGCTACCACGCAATGAACTCGCTTCGGCTGGAATGCGGCTATCGCCATTTCGGTCACGACATCACCGACGAGACGTCGCCACTGGAGGCGGGACTAGGCTTCGCCGTCGCCTGGGACAAGCCCGGCGGCTTCATCGGCCGCGACGCGCTGCTGCCGGCGCGGGGCCGGCGGCTCAAGCGTCGGCTGATATCGCTGGTCCTCGACGATGCCGCGCCTCTGCTCCTGCACGACGAGCCGATCTGGCGCGACGGCGAGCGCGCCGGCATCGTGGCGTCCGGGACGTTCGGGCATACCGTCGGGCGCAGCGTCGGACTGGGCTATGCCAGCCACGAAGGCGGGGTCGACGCCGCCTGGCTGAAGGCCGGCAGGTGGGAGATCGAAATCGCCTGCGAACGACATCCCTGCCGGGTGTCGATCGCGGCGCCTGTCGATACGAAGGCGGCGCGTGCCTAG
- a CDS encoding beta-lactamase family protein, with the protein MPDIDDVLRQGIDSGAAAGVAAAATTDSGTIYEGAFGVREIGKPASMTPDTVVWIASMTKAITAMAAMQLVERGKLSLDEPIGKLLPQLANPQVFEGFDSAGKPKLRPAKGAITLRQLLTHTAGFSYDIWNADLGKHMEAAGIPGIISCQNAALSTPLTFDPGTRWDYGINIDWVGKAIEAASGEKLDAYLRKNVFEPLGMASTSFKLNDDQRSRLSGMHARGEDGKLAAMPFEIPQEPEFHMGGGGLYGTVQDYLKFVHCLLNDGAPLVSKKTFAEMARNNIGDINVVALKTAAAPYSADADFFPGIQCKWGLSFLINTATTPQGRSPGSLAWAGLANTFFWADPVKKIGGVFATQTLPFFDPRVIGMFRDYESAVYRSL; encoded by the coding sequence ATGCCGGATATCGACGACGTTCTGAGACAGGGCATCGACAGCGGCGCCGCCGCCGGAGTTGCGGCCGCCGCCACCACCGATTCGGGAACGATCTACGAGGGCGCCTTCGGCGTGCGCGAGATCGGCAAGCCGGCCTCGATGACGCCGGACACCGTGGTGTGGATCGCCTCGATGACCAAGGCGATCACGGCGATGGCGGCGATGCAGCTGGTCGAGCGCGGCAAGCTCTCGCTCGACGAGCCGATCGGCAAGCTCCTCCCGCAACTCGCCAACCCGCAGGTCTTCGAGGGCTTCGACTCCGCCGGAAAGCCGAAGCTGCGCCCGGCGAAGGGCGCGATCACCCTGCGCCAGCTGCTGACGCACACCGCCGGCTTCTCCTACGACATCTGGAATGCCGATCTGGGCAAGCACATGGAGGCCGCCGGCATCCCCGGCATCATCTCCTGCCAGAACGCCGCGCTTTCCACGCCGCTGACATTCGATCCCGGCACGCGCTGGGATTACGGCATCAACATCGACTGGGTCGGCAAGGCGATTGAGGCGGCCAGCGGCGAGAAGCTCGACGCGTACCTGCGCAAGAATGTCTTCGAGCCGCTGGGCATGGCCTCGACCTCGTTCAAGCTCAACGACGATCAGCGCAGCCGGCTGTCAGGCATGCATGCGCGCGGCGAGGACGGTAAGCTCGCCGCCATGCCGTTCGAGATCCCGCAGGAGCCCGAGTTCCACATGGGCGGCGGCGGCCTCTATGGCACAGTGCAGGACTACCTGAAGTTCGTGCACTGCCTGCTCAACGACGGCGCGCCGCTGGTCAGCAAGAAGACCTTCGCCGAGATGGCGCGCAACAACATCGGCGACATCAACGTGGTGGCACTGAAGACGGCGGCGGCACCCTATTCCGCCGACGCCGACTTCTTCCCGGGCATCCAGTGCAAGTGGGGCCTGAGCTTCCTGATCAACACCGCGACCACGCCGCAAGGCCGCTCGCCCGGCAGCCTCGCCTGGGCGGGTCTCGCCAACACCTTCTTTTGGGCCGATCCGGTGAAGAAGATCGGCGGCGTCTTCGCCACGCAGACCCTGCCGTTCTTCGATCCCAGGGTGATCGGAATGTTCCGCGACTACGAGAGCGCGGTATATCGTTCGTTGTGA